The Leptospira stimsonii genome has a window encoding:
- a CDS encoding Kelch repeat-containing protein yields the protein MKFIFSIFLLISFFNCGQSPLIDGSNLDTHKLDGFPLVIPGATSATFIFKCKADSSAAVAYGKGSIEGIMPSITTSKDHIVVINNLETQTNYFYSAFCGDLRSPPNPLLLTFQTLVSDQPQKTRGIWILGGLGAGIAPIAQVDLYDPVTGQWTSGITNIPTPRAYSNIVSHQNKIYVMGGLTKSGVTFAAVNTVNEYDPFNNVWKTMASMPDTHQGGIAISAGNDIYVISGTTSADMTTGTLTNTVYKFTPTLGTNGIWLKYVSNTAIFQRVDMPGCAIQDTIFYSGGRRNTDGLPFNTSDAYIPSGNTTTTLAEANINQTKYGAAIACYRPNPKDAFPADPASILIAGGSTTADVFQPPTAITSSNTFDYSLATTSNFTAGGILPTALYYPSMEVSYELRRAFLFGGANLTNVPQDKIYSLDLGNPTTTPWRTETTTLPIARYGHKAVILSR from the coding sequence ATGAAATTTATATTCTCCATTTTCCTACTCATTTCGTTTTTTAACTGCGGACAATCCCCATTGATCGATGGATCAAACTTGGATACCCACAAGCTTGATGGCTTCCCTCTCGTTATTCCTGGAGCAACGAGCGCAACTTTTATATTTAAATGTAAGGCAGATTCTTCAGCCGCAGTCGCATACGGTAAAGGTAGTATCGAAGGAATTATGCCGAGCATTACTACTTCGAAAGATCATATCGTAGTAATTAATAATTTGGAAACTCAGACGAATTACTTCTACTCTGCTTTTTGTGGAGATCTTCGATCTCCTCCGAATCCTTTACTACTTACCTTCCAAACTCTTGTAAGCGACCAACCTCAAAAGACCCGAGGAATTTGGATCTTAGGTGGCCTCGGAGCAGGAATTGCCCCGATTGCTCAAGTGGATTTGTATGACCCGGTTACTGGACAATGGACTTCCGGAATCACGAACATCCCTACTCCCAGAGCCTATTCTAATATTGTTTCTCATCAAAATAAGATCTATGTCATGGGCGGTTTAACAAAATCCGGTGTTACGTTCGCGGCTGTGAATACCGTGAACGAATACGATCCGTTCAATAATGTTTGGAAAACAATGGCTTCTATGCCCGATACTCATCAGGGTGGAATTGCGATTTCCGCCGGAAACGATATCTACGTTATCTCAGGAACAACCTCAGCAGATATGACAACTGGAACTCTCACGAATACAGTTTACAAGTTCACTCCGACGTTAGGAACAAATGGAATTTGGCTAAAGTACGTTTCAAACACTGCAATCTTTCAGAGAGTGGATATGCCTGGTTGTGCCATTCAGGATACAATCTTTTATTCCGGTGGAAGAAGAAACACGGATGGCCTTCCATTTAATACGTCGGATGCATATATTCCAAGCGGAAACACTACCACTACACTTGCAGAAGCAAACATCAATCAAACTAAGTATGGAGCGGCAATTGCTTGCTATCGACCAAATCCTAAAGATGCTTTTCCAGCCGATCCAGCTTCCATTCTCATTGCAGGAGGATCAACTACGGCAGATGTTTTCCAGCCACCGACTGCTATCACTTCGTCCAATACCTTCGACTACAGTTTAGCGACGACTTCCAACTTCACCGCAGGTGGAATCTTACCTACTGCTCTCTACTATCCTTCTATGGAAGTTTCGTATGAGCTTAGAAGAGCGTTCCTATTTGGTGGAGCCAATCTTACGAATGTCCCACAAGACAAAATTTATTCTTTGGATTTAGGCAATCCTACCACTACACCTTGGAGAACCGAGACAACTACCCTACCAATAGCTCGATATGGTCATAAAGCAGTGATTTTAAGCCGATGA
- a CDS encoding SBBP repeat-containing protein, with amino-acid sequence MKGINSTLVKSLFLLILIGNTPACKHDKKGSNDLELLSILQILSGFSFPGPNPEWTRLFGQNGSGIQSNSISSDSNNNVYVTGYVTGNLDGQTKTGAYDFFLTKFDSTGSKQWTRLMGVAGDSTMSLAVNTDSFGFTHVAGQTNGALDGQSFFGTPDLFDKNLFIVRYDANGNKQWARLLGIAGGGATGATSITTDSTGNIIVAGMSESGLDGLTFSGGGSGYFIAKFNSSGTKLWTKLFAGPRPNGIACDINGKIYLTGSTIGILSLDGVAVTGTTDSFLIQFDNNGNKQWTKLVGVSGKETISKALSTDSSGNVYITGSTNGSIDDQVKSGGVSDLLTIKFDSNGNRVWARQLGFTGNIFALSGKIAEGKGISIGKNQDLYVSGSTNGNLDNQTHSDANGGKKNVFMTKYDLNGNKIWTSISGQKGYMSEAIAITTDSLGHPYATGNTDGTLNGEKLMGTGPNLFIIKY; translated from the coding sequence ATGAAAGGAATCAATTCTACTTTAGTTAAATCTCTTTTCCTTCTAATTTTAATCGGAAATACTCCCGCTTGTAAGCATGATAAAAAAGGATCCAATGATCTGGAGTTACTTTCTATTCTCCAAATACTTTCAGGGTTCAGTTTTCCCGGACCGAATCCAGAATGGACTCGATTGTTTGGTCAGAACGGAAGCGGCATCCAATCCAATTCAATTTCTTCGGATTCAAATAATAATGTTTATGTGACTGGTTACGTAACCGGAAATTTGGATGGGCAAACAAAGACAGGAGCTTACGACTTTTTCTTAACCAAATTCGATTCTACAGGTTCCAAACAATGGACACGACTGATGGGTGTAGCTGGTGATTCCACAATGTCTTTAGCTGTAAACACAGATTCTTTCGGATTTACACATGTCGCCGGACAAACAAACGGAGCCTTGGATGGACAAAGCTTCTTTGGAACACCTGACTTATTCGATAAAAATTTATTCATAGTCAGATATGACGCCAACGGCAACAAACAATGGGCCCGCTTACTCGGTATTGCTGGAGGAGGGGCAACGGGGGCGACAAGCATTACAACCGACTCCACCGGAAATATTATTGTAGCCGGGATGTCAGAAAGCGGACTTGACGGATTAACCTTCTCTGGAGGAGGTTCTGGATATTTTATCGCAAAATTTAATTCTTCTGGAACAAAACTTTGGACTAAACTATTCGCTGGTCCGAGACCGAACGGTATAGCTTGTGATATAAATGGAAAAATATATCTCACTGGGTCAACCATTGGCATACTCTCACTGGATGGTGTTGCTGTGACAGGTACTACTGATTCTTTTTTGATTCAATTTGATAACAACGGAAATAAACAATGGACAAAGCTTGTTGGAGTTTCTGGAAAAGAAACGATTTCAAAAGCTCTTTCAACCGATAGCTCTGGAAATGTATATATCACCGGCTCCACAAACGGTAGTATCGACGATCAGGTTAAATCAGGAGGAGTTTCTGATCTACTTACAATAAAATTTGATTCAAACGGAAATCGAGTATGGGCCAGACAATTAGGATTTACTGGAAATATTTTTGCTCTTTCCGGAAAAATAGCCGAAGGCAAAGGAATTTCTATAGGAAAAAATCAAGATCTTTATGTTAGCGGATCTACCAACGGAAATTTAGACAATCAAACTCATTCAGATGCAAATGGTGGGAAAAAAAACGTCTTCATGACTAAGTATGATCTGAATGGAAATAAGATTTGGACCTCAATATCCGGACAGAAAGGTTACATGTCAGAAGCAATTGCAATCACAACTGACTCATTAGGACATCCTTATGCAACAGGAAATACGGATGGAACACTTAACGGAGAAAAGTTAATGGGGACAGGGCCTAATCTCTTTATTATAAAATATTGA
- a CDS encoding tetratricopeptide repeat protein produces MKMTFVNLSLLVFFLSLSLYAQGTDENSSYQQIKDYIDSNRVTEAQSLLDEWIKIDPNDVTLQLYQTEVWIKTADQKYKERKFKTAFSYYEKAFSNWPNNPSLRARYMELKDKKLVDHASSPILKTRYSGIGSSSSEVGTIAIPFQEMNKSLKGIKEEIRSLREKSNEFYLILTLISLSVLLQCFILLKLIFRR; encoded by the coding sequence ATGAAAATGACATTTGTAAATCTATCGCTTCTTGTCTTTTTCCTTTCGTTATCCCTCTACGCACAAGGGACCGATGAGAATTCTTCGTATCAACAAATCAAAGACTACATCGATTCAAATCGAGTAACAGAAGCTCAATCGCTTTTAGATGAATGGATCAAAATCGATCCAAATGATGTTACGTTACAACTGTATCAAACGGAAGTTTGGATCAAAACTGCGGATCAGAAATACAAAGAACGCAAATTCAAAACTGCTTTTTCTTACTATGAGAAAGCATTTTCGAACTGGCCGAATAATCCTTCGCTAAGAGCCAGATATATGGAGCTAAAAGACAAGAAACTCGTAGATCACGCGTCTTCTCCTATCTTAAAAACGCGATATTCAGGAATTGGTTCTTCGTCGAGCGAGGTTGGAACGATTGCGATTCCTTTCCAAGAAATGAATAAGTCTTTAAAAGGAATTAAAGAAGAGATTAGATCTTTACGAGAGAAATCGAATGAGTTCTACCTTATCTTAACCTTAATCTCACTTTCGGTTCTGCTTCAGTGCTTCATTCTTTTGAAGCTGATATTCAGACGTTGA